In Companilactobacillus allii, one genomic interval encodes:
- a CDS encoding acyltransferase, translating to MRQRQSNFELLRIISMFLIVLHHYGIHGTFYEGTFSWQKVGLNLVTSFGKVGVNIFVLISAYFLVNKAFKLERIYRLILETLFYSYVVLVIFWFLDRNSPYLSHVNIIHLFFPIPLEYWFVNAFLFMLCLSPFMNILIHNMVRKTYVLLLSFLTVIWVIIPTVSNLKLAGYSDYAWFLYLYLLAGFIRNFGINISKAVLRWILFGSAAVTILLVADLNILGATHQLFMDYAIFFIFQNKIPIVLMSVSLFLLAKEWKLGSNRFINTVSSATLGVYLIHDNVVIRVALWTFVNNAQYKTLLSSIGMGVIISAVIYVLCTIVDLVRQLFLAKLMNWLANKLASGTRLLFGIRE from the coding sequence ATGAGACAACGACAGTCGAACTTCGAATTGCTTAGGATTATCAGTATGTTTTTGATTGTGCTACATCATTATGGTATTCATGGAACCTTTTACGAGGGAACTTTTTCGTGGCAAAAAGTCGGACTTAACTTAGTTACTTCATTCGGTAAAGTTGGTGTGAACATATTCGTATTGATAAGTGCTTATTTCTTGGTAAACAAGGCCTTTAAGTTAGAACGAATCTATCGATTAATACTTGAGACACTATTTTATTCATACGTCGTCTTAGTGATATTCTGGTTCTTAGACCGTAACAGTCCATACCTCAGTCACGTCAACATAATTCATCTGTTTTTCCCTATTCCTCTGGAATATTGGTTCGTCAATGCATTCTTATTCATGTTGTGTTTATCACCATTTATGAATATCCTGATTCACAACATGGTACGCAAGACGTATGTATTATTATTATCATTTTTGACGGTCATTTGGGTGATTATTCCGACCGTATCAAACCTTAAGCTTGCCGGTTACAGTGATTATGCATGGTTTCTCTACTTATATTTATTAGCAGGATTTATCCGAAACTTTGGTATCAATATCAGCAAAGCAGTGCTGCGTTGGATCCTATTCGGATCGGCGGCGGTAACGATTCTATTAGTCGCCGATTTGAATATTCTCGGTGCGACACATCAATTGTTCATGGACTATGCAATCTTCTTCATTTTCCAAAACAAAATACCAATTGTCTTGATGTCAGTGTCATTGTTCTTATTGGCTAAGGAATGGAAACTTGGTAGTAATCGCTTTATTAACACGGTTTCTTCGGCAACTTTGGGAGTTTATTTGATCCACGACAACGTTGTTATACGAGTTGCATTGTGGACATTTGTTAATAATGCTCAATACAAGACATTATTGAGTTCGATTGGGATGGGAGTTATTATTTCAGCCGTAATTTACGTTTTATGCACTATAGTTGACTTGGTTAGGCAATTATTCCTCGCTAAGTTGATGAATTGGTTAGCGAATAAATTGGCTAGTGGAACTCGTTTGTTGTTTGGAATTCGAGAGTAA
- a CDS encoding AAA family ATPase: protein MLLEFSVSNFRSIKDKVTLSMVASDLTELSETNILQDSEDVLSVAGIFGPNSSGKSNIIKAISFMIFFVLNSFGSNSFESNIPIESFVFSTEITPNSPSEFDIVFSNDSNDIYEYGFTLNHSEILSETLTVNEETVFTRENQKIHSDENKISDHLMKERMTKSNVLYLSILAATNTEVATDIVSFFKDKISIINGASSDISWETKNMIDQDEYKSKIVEAIHGADLYIDDLSLEKADFNVKNFTGAETIPQEILDQVAKNALKVKSSHRVYDINGKETGSYSGDISSLESKGTQSFLAVIGPVIKALSEGTIIFIDEMGATLHPLMSEHLVKMFMLPDNKKNGQLVFNANDSNLLNNKLLRRDQIWFTDKDSSECTSLVPLDSYVHNGKRIRSDVNYAKRYLSGDFGAIPIFKN, encoded by the coding sequence ATGTTATTAGAATTCAGTGTATCAAATTTCAGATCTATCAAGGATAAGGTTACTTTATCAATGGTCGCTTCTGACTTAACAGAACTCAGTGAAACCAATATATTACAGGATTCTGAAGATGTATTAAGTGTTGCAGGAATATTTGGACCTAATTCCAGTGGTAAGAGCAATATTATTAAGGCAATTTCATTCATGATATTTTTTGTTCTCAATTCCTTCGGCTCGAACAGTTTCGAATCAAATATTCCAATTGAAAGTTTCGTCTTTAGTACTGAGATAACTCCGAATTCTCCATCTGAGTTTGATATTGTCTTCAGTAATGATTCTAATGATATTTACGAATATGGATTCACGCTTAATCATAGTGAAATCTTGTCAGAGACACTTACTGTCAATGAAGAGACTGTATTTACTCGTGAGAATCAAAAGATTCATTCTGATGAGAATAAAATCAGTGATCATTTGATGAAGGAAAGAATGACCAAGTCGAATGTATTGTATTTATCAATTCTGGCAGCTACTAATACGGAGGTTGCCACTGACATTGTTTCGTTTTTTAAGGACAAAATAAGCATTATAAATGGTGCTAGTTCGGATATTTCTTGGGAGACTAAGAACATGATTGACCAGGATGAATATAAGTCTAAGATAGTTGAAGCAATACATGGAGCCGACCTGTATATAGATGATTTATCACTGGAAAAGGCGGATTTCAACGTTAAGAATTTCACCGGTGCTGAGACAATACCTCAAGAGATACTAGATCAAGTCGCCAAAAATGCACTTAAAGTTAAGAGCTCACATAGAGTTTACGACATTAACGGAAAAGAAACCGGTAGCTATAGTGGCGATATCAGTAGCCTAGAATCTAAAGGTACCCAAAGTTTCCTTGCGGTGATTGGTCCAGTAATAAAGGCGTTATCAGAAGGAACGATTATTTTTATTGATGAGATGGGTGCCACACTACATCCCTTGATGTCTGAACATTTAGTTAAGATGTTCATGCTTCCGGATAATAAGAAAAATGGACAATTAGTTTTTAATGCCAATGACAGTAATCTACTGAATAATAAGTTACTTAGAAGAGACCAAATATGGTTTACAGATAAAGATTCAAGTGAGTGCACTAGTCTAGTTCCATTAGATTCGTATGTTCATAATGGTAAAAGGATACGCTCGGATGTTAATTATGCTAAGAGATACCTTTCTGGGGATTTTGGTGCTATACCTATATTCAAAAACTAA
- a CDS encoding AAA family ATPase: MFTSVEFENYMSLKKLKLNIKQKNDFKKIVAIYGENGSGKSNIVSAFMNLRLSLDTLNAKKKLDEFLSSDTKNENIMNVKHYTAMYSDRSRIDRVFENTYLLGATEPMSLKYNFKIYGHFGYYKLIFKKDSSGSLYLASEELNYLIKKSSGVIFHITSDENQNISIKVSPQLFKNANLSNSMDDLIKRLWGKHTFLAIFQEFAVENNEKYIIENVLNNFLKVQSKFEHLSFKTDNARGANNFRQMLHNLISGTVNNGNTRNKIENTSESLNKYFVPLYSDIMSLHYKTESLEDNKTKYELYEKKRISDEIVEIPFVLESNGTKKLLNLFPLLLNAVNGDTVIIDEIDQGIHDLLIDRIIENVKDDITGQLIFTTHDTQVMKQLDVSSLYVIQVDSSGNKRVSNISKASKSNIASNNNIQKLYLEGYFAGIPYADDVDFYDIIENLGVNHD, from the coding sequence ATGTTTACTAGCGTGGAATTTGAAAATTATATGTCTTTAAAAAAACTAAAATTAAATATAAAACAAAAGAATGACTTCAAAAAAATTGTTGCGATATATGGTGAGAATGGATCTGGTAAATCAAATATTGTCTCAGCATTCATGAATCTAAGATTATCTCTTGATACTTTGAATGCTAAGAAAAAGCTTGATGAATTCTTATCTAGTGATACCAAAAATGAGAATATAATGAATGTCAAGCATTATACAGCGATGTATAGTGATCGTAGCAGAATAGATAGAGTATTTGAAAACACTTATTTATTAGGAGCTACTGAACCAATGAGTTTGAAATATAATTTCAAAATCTATGGTCATTTCGGTTACTATAAGTTGATTTTTAAAAAAGATAGTAGTGGATCACTGTATCTTGCTTCTGAGGAACTCAACTATCTAATTAAAAAATCTAGTGGTGTTATTTTTCATATAACAAGCGATGAAAATCAGAATATTTCTATCAAAGTTAGCCCGCAATTGTTCAAAAATGCTAATCTTTCTAATTCTATGGATGATTTAATTAAGAGATTATGGGGGAAACATACTTTTCTCGCTATTTTTCAAGAATTTGCAGTAGAGAATAATGAAAAATACATTATTGAGAATGTTTTGAATAATTTCTTAAAAGTACAATCTAAATTCGAACATTTATCATTTAAAACTGATAATGCACGGGGTGCCAATAATTTTAGACAAATGTTACATAATCTGATTAGTGGGACTGTAAATAATGGAAATACAAGGAATAAAATAGAGAATACTTCAGAATCTTTGAATAAGTACTTTGTCCCATTGTACAGTGATATTATGTCTCTTCATTATAAGACGGAAAGTCTTGAAGACAATAAGACTAAATATGAATTGTATGAAAAGAAGAGGATAAGTGATGAGATTGTTGAGATACCATTCGTATTAGAATCGAATGGTACTAAGAAGTTATTGAATTTATTCCCGTTACTGTTGAATGCTGTGAATGGTGATACAGTTATTATTGATGAGATTGATCAGGGTATTCACGACTTGTTGATTGATAGGATTATTGAGAATGTTAAGGATGATATAACAGGTCAGTTGATATTTACGACCCATGATACTCAGGTGATGAAGCAGCTGGATGTATCGTCACTTTACGTAATACAGGTTGATTCTTCTGGTAATAAGCGTGTAAGTAATATCTCCAAAGCTTCCAAGAGTAATATTGCTTCAAATAATAATATTCAAAAGTTATATCTTGAAGGTTATTTTGCCGGTATACCATACGCTGATGATGTCGATTTCTACGATATTATTGAGAATCTTGGGGTAAATCATGATTAA